Proteins encoded together in one Micromonospora auratinigra window:
- a CDS encoding Imm53 family immunity protein, giving the protein MDFLQHWYLSNCDGDWEHEFGVRIETLDNPGWTVEVDLVDTRLEGRLLSRTKLEPGAGRWVWVESDGRHFSSSCDPLSLQVALQRFRAFAELPAAEAGPGAG; this is encoded by the coding sequence GTGGACTTCCTTCAGCACTGGTACCTGAGCAACTGCGACGGTGACTGGGAGCACGAGTTCGGGGTGCGCATCGAGACCCTGGACAACCCGGGCTGGACCGTCGAGGTCGATCTCGTCGACACGCGGCTCGAAGGGCGGCTGCTGAGCCGTACGAAGCTGGAGCCGGGGGCGGGTCGCTGGGTGTGGGTGGAGTCCGACGGTCGGCACTTCAGTAGTTCCTGCGATCCGCTGTCGCTGCAGGTGGCACTGCAGCGGTTCCGGGCGTTCGCCGAGTTGCCGGCAGCCGAGGCGGGCCCCGGTGCCGGCTGA
- a CDS encoding GH12 family glycosyl hydrolase domain-containing protein, whose protein sequence is MKRPLRAIAAAGLLAAGSIVAVILGGNASADTQICDQYGSTTIGGKYVVQNNRWGTTATQCINVTSTGFSITRADGSSPTNGAPVSYPSIFVGCHYTNCSPGTNLPVQVKNIGSAPASISYNYVSGAVFDASYDIWLDPSPKKDGVNQMEIMIWLNRQGSIQPIGSPVATANIAGRNWEVWRGSNGSNNVISYVAPSAIPSMSFDVMAFIADTRNRGAITNDWYLTSIQAGFEPWQGGVGLAVNSFSQDVNTGATPPPTSSSPTPPPTSSSPTPPPSGNASCAVKYTPTNVWNNGFTAEVTITNTGSSTINGWTMNYNLPSGQTVTNAWNATVTQSGSALTAKNVSYNGTLSPGASTNFGYQATLSGAYSAPSSFTLNGATCTKS, encoded by the coding sequence ATGAAGCGTCCACTGAGGGCGATCGCGGCCGCCGGCCTGCTGGCCGCCGGCTCGATCGTCGCCGTCATCCTCGGCGGCAACGCCTCCGCCGACACCCAGATCTGCGACCAGTACGGCTCCACCACCATCGGCGGCAAGTACGTCGTGCAGAACAACCGCTGGGGCACCACCGCCACCCAGTGCATCAACGTGACGTCCACCGGCTTCTCGATCACCCGGGCGGACGGCTCGTCGCCGACCAACGGCGCGCCGGTCTCCTACCCCTCGATCTTCGTGGGCTGCCACTACACCAACTGCTCGCCCGGCACCAACCTGCCGGTGCAGGTGAAGAACATCGGCAGCGCGCCGGCCAGCATCAGCTACAACTACGTCAGCGGGGCGGTCTTCGACGCCTCGTACGACATCTGGCTCGACCCCAGCCCCAAGAAGGACGGGGTGAACCAGATGGAGATCATGATCTGGCTCAACCGCCAGGGCTCCATCCAGCCCATCGGCTCGCCCGTCGCGACCGCCAACATCGCCGGCCGCAACTGGGAGGTCTGGCGGGGCAGCAACGGCTCCAACAACGTCATCTCGTACGTCGCCCCGTCGGCGATCCCGAGCATGAGCTTCGACGTCATGGCGTTCATCGCCGACACCCGTAACCGGGGCGCGATCACCAACGATTGGTACCTGACCAGCATCCAGGCCGGCTTCGAGCCGTGGCAGGGCGGCGTGGGCCTCGCGGTCAACTCGTTCTCGCAGGACGTCAACACCGGCGCCACCCCGCCGCCCACGTCCAGCAGCCCGACCCCGCCGCCCACCAGCAGCAGCCCGACCCCGCCGCCGAGCGGCAACGCGTCCTGCGCGGTGAAGTACACCCCGACGAACGTGTGGAACAACGGCTTCACCGCCGAGGTGACGATCACCAACACCGGCTCCAGCACGATCAACGGCTGGACCATGAACTACAACCTGCCGTCCGGGCAGACCGTCACCAACGCGTGGAACGCCACGGTGACCCAGAGCGGGTCCGCGCTCACCGCGAAGAACGTCAGCTACAACGGCACGCTCTCGCCGGGCGCCTCGACCAACTTCGGTTACCAGGCGACGCTGAGCGGGGCGTACTCCGCGCCGAGCAGCTTCACCCTCAACGGGGCCACCTGCACGAAGTCCTGA
- a CDS encoding threonine synthase produces MHLTHLECPRCGLHHPADKLQNLCECGSPLLARYDLAAVAASVTPEQFGLRPADLWRYRELLPVADPRFVTTLGEGWTPLLRAPRYGHEIGIPDLIVKDEGLTPTGSFKARGAAVGVSRARELGVERIAMPTNGNAGAAWATYAARAGMGATIAMPLDAPTICRRECVAAGADLRLVDGLISDAGRWVARLVAESGGRVFDAGTLREPYRLEGKKTMGYEIVEQLGWQVPDVIIYPTGGGVGLIGIHKALHELRELGWVEDRLPRLVAVQSTGCAPVVRAFAAGEERVTPWTDAHTVAFGITVPAPLGDELILTALRESSGTAIAVDDTEILADLRDFAAREGLLLCPEGAACLTAARHLRAGGWIRPGERVVVLNTGAGLKYPETVDVSDVPLV; encoded by the coding sequence GTGCACCTGACGCACCTGGAATGCCCCCGTTGCGGTCTGCACCATCCGGCGGACAAGCTGCAGAACCTCTGCGAGTGCGGGTCGCCGCTGCTGGCCCGCTACGACCTGGCGGCGGTGGCCGCGTCGGTCACCCCGGAACAGTTCGGGCTGCGCCCGGCCGACCTGTGGCGCTACCGGGAGCTGCTGCCGGTGGCCGACCCGCGTTTCGTCACCACGTTGGGCGAGGGCTGGACGCCGCTGTTGCGCGCCCCCCGCTACGGGCACGAGATCGGCATCCCGGACCTGATCGTCAAGGACGAGGGGCTCACCCCGACCGGGTCGTTCAAGGCCCGGGGCGCGGCGGTCGGCGTGAGCCGGGCCCGGGAGCTGGGCGTGGAGCGGATCGCCATGCCGACCAACGGCAACGCCGGGGCGGCCTGGGCGACGTACGCGGCCCGGGCCGGGATGGGCGCGACCATCGCGATGCCGCTCGACGCGCCGACCATCTGCCGGCGCGAGTGTGTGGCCGCCGGGGCCGACCTGCGGCTGGTGGACGGCCTGATCAGCGACGCCGGCCGCTGGGTGGCCCGGCTGGTCGCCGAGTCGGGCGGGCGGGTCTTCGACGCCGGCACGCTGCGCGAGCCCTACCGGCTGGAGGGCAAGAAGACCATGGGGTACGAGATCGTCGAGCAGCTGGGCTGGCAGGTACCCGACGTGATCATCTACCCGACCGGCGGCGGGGTCGGGCTGATCGGCATCCACAAGGCCCTGCACGAGCTGCGCGAGCTGGGGTGGGTCGAGGACCGGCTGCCCCGGCTCGTCGCGGTGCAGTCCACCGGCTGCGCCCCGGTGGTGCGCGCCTTCGCGGCCGGCGAGGAGCGGGTCACCCCGTGGACGGACGCGCACACGGTGGCGTTCGGCATCACCGTGCCGGCCCCGCTCGGCGACGAGCTGATCCTGACCGCGCTGCGGGAGAGCAGCGGTACCGCGATCGCGGTGGACGACACGGAGATCCTGGCCGACCTGCGCGACTTCGCGGCCCGGGAGGGGCTGCTGCTCTGCCCGGAGGGGGCCGCCTGCCTGACCGCCGCCCGGCACCTGCGCGCCGGCGGCTGGATCCGCCCCGGCGAGCGGGTGGTGGTCCTGAACACCGGCGCCGGCCTGAAGTACCCGGAGACCGTGGACGTCTCGGACGTGCCGCTGGTGTAG
- a CDS encoding DNA polymerase ligase N-terminal domain-containing protein — MGDRLEEYRSKRDAERTPEPVPARTTRRGRTARCAPRFVIQQHHARSLHWDLRLEHDGVLASWAVPRGLPRDPGRNHLAVHTEDHPMEYLTFHGEIPAGEYGGGRMVIHDSGTYRLEKWRDDEVVVVLAGERTTGRYVLFATGGRGRDWMVRRTDPAPEGWTPMPELVRPMHATPGRRLPADEAAWGYELRWDGVRVTGYVSGGRLRLLDADDEEVTGAYPWLRALAEELAPTEAVLDGVLVRIDPAGRVKPPSKRDGQFLAVDLLWLEGVTTGDLPYAQRRELLDGLALAGTHWQTPPWFPGVGADALRTAREQGLPGVVAKRLDSPYEPGRRSRHWLSIDAS, encoded by the coding sequence GTGGGCGACCGGCTGGAGGAGTACCGGAGCAAGCGGGACGCGGAGCGTACCCCCGAGCCGGTGCCCGCCCGCACGACGCGGCGCGGGCGGACCGCTCGCTGCGCGCCCCGCTTCGTGATCCAGCAGCACCACGCCCGCAGCCTGCACTGGGATCTGCGGCTGGAGCACGACGGCGTGCTGGCCTCCTGGGCGGTGCCGCGCGGCCTGCCCCGCGACCCGGGTCGCAACCACCTCGCGGTGCACACCGAGGACCACCCGATGGAGTACCTCACCTTCCACGGCGAGATCCCGGCCGGTGAGTACGGCGGCGGCCGGATGGTCATCCACGACAGCGGGACGTACCGGCTGGAGAAGTGGCGCGACGACGAGGTGGTCGTGGTGCTGGCCGGGGAGCGGACCACGGGCCGGTACGTGCTCTTCGCGACCGGCGGGCGGGGCCGGGACTGGATGGTCCGCCGCACCGACCCGGCGCCGGAGGGCTGGACGCCGATGCCCGAGCTGGTCCGCCCGATGCACGCCACCCCCGGCCGGCGGCTGCCGGCCGACGAGGCGGCCTGGGGCTACGAGCTGCGCTGGGACGGCGTCCGGGTGACCGGGTACGTCTCCGGTGGCCGGTTGCGGCTGCTCGACGCGGACGACGAGGAGGTCACCGGGGCGTACCCCTGGCTGCGCGCGCTGGCCGAGGAGCTGGCCCCGACCGAGGCGGTGCTGGACGGCGTGCTGGTCCGGATCGACCCGGCCGGCCGGGTGAAGCCGCCCAGCAAGCGGGACGGCCAGTTCCTCGCCGTCGACCTGCTCTGGCTGGAGGGCGTCACCACCGGCGACCTGCCGTACGCGCAGCGCCGCGAGCTGCTCGACGGTCTGGCGCTCGCCGGTACGCACTGGCAGACTCCGCCGTGGTTCCCGGGCGTCGGCGCCGACGCCCTGCGGACCGCCCGCGAACAGGGGCTCCCGGGGGTGGTGGCCAAACGCCTCGACTCCCCCTACGAGCCGGGCCGGCGCAGTCGGCACTGGCTGAGCATCGACGCGAGCTGA
- a CDS encoding aldo/keto reductase: MDLDQPTAAIAGDLRMPLLGFGTWQATGEAGYDAVLAALDAGYRHIDTATMYGNEKEVGRAVQESGLRREDIFLTTKLPPDRVGRERETIEASLAALDTDHVDLWLIHWPPSSPADSIPVWRELLAARNEGLTRAVGVSNYSIAQIDELIQATEEIPAVNQIRWSPALYDRQVHAAHKDRGVVLEGYSPFKTSDLSDPVLVRIAQAHDVSPAQVVLRWHIDHEIVVIPKSVTPERIRANAEVFDFSLTAEEMRDIDALGG; encoded by the coding sequence ATGGACCTCGACCAACCCACCGCGGCAATCGCCGGCGACCTGCGGATGCCGCTGCTCGGCTTCGGCACCTGGCAGGCGACCGGGGAGGCCGGCTACGACGCCGTGCTCGCCGCCCTGGACGCCGGTTACCGGCACATCGACACCGCCACCATGTACGGCAACGAGAAGGAGGTCGGTCGGGCGGTCCAGGAGAGCGGGCTGCGCCGCGAGGACATCTTCCTCACCACCAAGCTGCCGCCGGACCGGGTGGGCCGGGAACGGGAGACCATCGAGGCGAGCCTGGCGGCCCTCGACACCGACCACGTCGACCTCTGGCTGATCCACTGGCCGCCGTCCTCGCCGGCCGACAGCATCCCGGTCTGGCGGGAACTGCTCGCCGCGCGCAACGAGGGCCTCACCCGTGCCGTCGGGGTCAGCAACTACTCGATCGCCCAGATCGACGAGCTGATCCAGGCCACCGAGGAGATCCCGGCGGTCAACCAGATCCGGTGGAGCCCCGCCCTGTACGACCGGCAGGTGCACGCCGCGCACAAGGACCGGGGCGTGGTGCTGGAGGGCTACAGCCCGTTCAAGACCAGTGACCTGTCGGATCCGGTGCTGGTGCGCATCGCTCAGGCGCACGACGTCTCCCCGGCGCAGGTGGTGCTGCGCTGGCACATCGATCACGAGATCGTGGTGATCCCCAAGTCGGTGACCCCGGAGCGGATCCGGGCCAACGCCGAGGTCTTCGACTTCTCGCTCACCGCCGAGGAGATGCGCGACATCGACGCGCTGGGCGGCTGA
- a CDS encoding FAD-dependent monooxygenase, with the protein MGGSPLRVLVVGAGIAGLAVARALRLAGFRPDVTEKLPPDERSDIGLYLPGNAARALRRLDLDGPVRPLGQIIHRQRFLDAAGAPLCEVDLDALWAGVGECRALPRAELHRVLLTGAGGAVRHGAEIRTVDPLPGGVAVGFTDGTASEYDLVIGADGPRSTVRTLAALGGPPRPAGQVVYRAVVRGGPRVADWTALLGQRAGFLVVPIGAGRLHCYADEAGSTVPADPLARLHELFGEYGGPVPQVLAALQDVQVELTQEVELGRWFHGRVLLVGDAAHATAPTLSQGAAMALEDAVVLAESLKAATSVDAALLAYESRRRPRTRWVRDRTRDRNRTRDVPPALRDPLLRGRGGRIFQEHYRLLVGPL; encoded by the coding sequence ATGGGTGGCTCCCCCCTGCGCGTCCTCGTCGTCGGCGCGGGCATCGCCGGTCTCGCCGTGGCGCGGGCGCTACGCCTGGCGGGATTCCGGCCGGACGTCACCGAGAAGCTGCCGCCCGACGAGCGCAGCGACATCGGCCTCTACCTCCCCGGAAACGCCGCCCGGGCGCTGCGCCGCCTCGACCTGGACGGCCCGGTACGCCCGCTCGGGCAGATCATCCACCGGCAGCGCTTCCTCGACGCCGCGGGCGCGCCGCTCTGCGAGGTCGACCTCGACGCCCTCTGGGCCGGCGTGGGGGAGTGCCGGGCGCTGCCCCGCGCCGAACTGCACCGGGTGCTGCTGACCGGGGCCGGCGGCGCGGTCCGGCACGGCGCCGAGATCCGCACCGTCGACCCGCTCCCCGGCGGCGTCGCGGTCGGCTTCACCGACGGCACCGCCAGCGAGTACGACCTGGTCATCGGGGCCGACGGGCCGCGCTCGACGGTGCGTACCCTGGCCGCGCTCGGTGGGCCGCCCCGCCCCGCCGGCCAGGTCGTCTACCGGGCGGTGGTGCGCGGCGGGCCGCGGGTCGCCGACTGGACGGCGCTGCTCGGCCAGCGCGCCGGCTTCCTCGTCGTGCCGATCGGGGCCGGTCGCCTGCACTGCTACGCCGACGAGGCGGGCAGCACCGTGCCGGCCGACCCGCTGGCCCGGCTGCACGAACTCTTCGGCGAATACGGCGGTCCGGTGCCCCAGGTGCTCGCCGCCCTGCAGGACGTGCAGGTCGAGCTGACCCAGGAGGTGGAGCTGGGCCGCTGGTTCCACGGCCGGGTGCTGCTGGTCGGTGACGCGGCCCACGCCACCGCGCCGACGCTGTCCCAGGGCGCCGCGATGGCGCTGGAGGACGCCGTGGTGCTCGCCGAGTCGCTCAAGGCCGCCACCAGCGTCGACGCCGCGCTGCTCGCGTACGAGAGCCGCCGTCGGCCGCGTACCCGATGGGTGCGGGACCGGACCCGGGACCGCAACCGCACCCGCGACGTGCCGCCGGCGCTGCGCGACCCGCTGCTTCGCGGTCGCGGCGGACGGATCTTCCAGGAGCACTACCGGTTGCTGGTCGGCCCGCTCTGA